The genomic DNA CCTGGCTTATTCACGATCGGGGTAGCGGAGGGGTAGTGTAGGCTGGAAAGCCACATGGCGCATCCTTCGATGCGGCCGTAAGATGGGGTTGCGAGCCAACCACCTTCACGGTCCACGCGAAGAACACGCCATGGGTGAAGCCCAAGATAGCCTGTTTGCCCTGGATTTCAACCGTTCCGTTCGGGTGGAGGCGCGCCCCGAGCGCCTGACGTCCGATGCTGGCGCGGTGCTCCTGCGCTCTCTCCTGGAGCGGCTCGGCTTCGAGGAGCTGGTGCGGCGCCACCTCTCGGATGCGCGGGACGCGGCGCGTATCCGGCACGGCTTCCTCGAGCTGCTCCGCACCCAACTGCTGCTGTTTGCGCAGGGGTGGAGTGACCAGCGCGATGTGGCGCTGGTAGGCGGCGACCCCGCACTGCGCCTGGCCATCTCGTCCCGACGAGGTCTCTCGCCGCTGGCCGCCGCACTCGCCTCGCAGCCCACGCTCTCGCGGCTTCAGCACGCGCTCGCGAGCTGGGAGAACCGCGAGGGGCTGCAGGCTCTCCTGCGCGAGTTGGCGCGCCGGCTCGCCCGGCTCGGGGCGGGCGAGCGTCTCGCCGAGGCGGTGCTCGATCTCGATTCGCTGCCGCTGGAGGTCCATGGCCACCAGCCGGGGAGCGCCTGGAATGGGCATTACGGCTGCCGCTGCTACCATCCGCTCGTGCTCCGCTGGGAGCGGGGCGACTTCTTGGCCGCCTCTCTTCGGGAGGGGAATGCGCACACGGCCGATGGGGCGCTCGCCTTCATCATCCCTTCCGTGCTCTGGGCGAAGGGCCTCGCCCGGCGCGTGTGGGTCCGCATGGACGCTGGCTTTCCCGAAGACGAACTGCTCAGCACGCTGGAAGACGAGGACGTCTGCTACGTGGCGCGCCTCAGGGGCAACCGAGCCCTCGAGCGGCTCGCCGCGCCGTATCTGAGGCGGCCGCCGGGCCGGCCCCCCGCGGAGGGGCGGCTCTGGACGCATGAGCTGCGCTACCGGGCCGGCAGTTGGGACCGGGAGCGGCGGGTCGTCCTGGTGGTGCTGGAGCGGGAGGACGAGCAGCAACACCTCTTCCTCGATCACTTCTTCCTGCTCACCGACGTGGCGGCGGACGAGGTGGACGGCCCCTCGCTGCTGGAGCGCTATC from Trueperaceae bacterium includes the following:
- a CDS encoding IS1380 family transposase — its product is MGEAQDSLFALDFNRSVRVEARPERLTSDAGAVLLRSLLERLGFEELVRRHLSDARDAARIRHGFLELLRTQLLLFAQGWSDQRDVALVGGDPALRLAISSRRGLSPLAAALASQPTLSRLQHALASWENREGLQALLRELARRLARLGAGERLAEAVLDLDSLPLEVHGHQPGSAWNGHYGCRCYHPLVLRWERGDFLAASLREGNAHTADGALAFIIPSVLWAKGLARRVWVRMDAGFPEDELLSTLEDEDVCYVARLRGNRALERLAAPYLRRPPGRPPAEGRLWTHELRYRAGSWDRERRVVLVVLEREDEQQHLFLDHFFLLTDVAADEVDGPSLLERYRQRGTAEQDFGEWQTALAPALSSAPRPKTHYRGRTVEATAYIEPDSFAANEARLLLSLLAANVLRGAAELVRREGEVRLSRQRFRQLVLKAAARVLVHARRLTLVIEQARAALWRRFWRELERLYPARGSPRPQALPTPA